A single region of the Nocardioides sp. W7 genome encodes:
- a CDS encoding FAD-dependent oxidoreductase → MTSGPAIILVSEHHADDLRDAFTRYEREYDVRCVGSCTEAEDAARDVVTGGSTVALFVSDSVLPDCHVLEGFHRWRSVVPNARRMIAAHWDRFLVDGPALRAGMAKGKYDAYLLMPRGIRDEEFHNAVTDLLSDWGSTVADPEVVSVKIISPVQDGEVLAIRDFLDRMGMASRVYSPDHEVARHVRADFPPDAAYPLVWTANRTPVESATVRKVAMSMYGAPSDLQVDGVLDGTVDVCVVGGGPAGLAAAVYAASEGLSCVVLEAEAIGGQAGTSSMIRNYLGFPRGISGMRLAMRARNQAIRFGTQFVTGWTVQGLRPGAEGAPHLVRTEGGDVSARSVVIASGVAYRKLRVEPLEQLVGSGVFYGAAMTAAREMEDQDVFVVGGGNSAGQAAVHLSRFARSVTILIRRPDLAETMSQYLIGEIDYNPRIAVQTCTQVVDGGGDGRLEWLCLEDTRTGERTKRDAGGLFLLLGAEPHCDWVPDEVALDENGFVLTGRDIPREHWVDGVPPASLATTVPGVFAAGDVRSGSMKRVAAASGEGASVVPLVHRWLAPAEA, encoded by the coding sequence GTGACCTCAGGCCCCGCGATCATCCTGGTCTCCGAGCACCACGCCGACGACCTGCGCGACGCGTTCACCCGCTACGAGCGCGAGTACGACGTCCGCTGCGTCGGCAGCTGCACCGAGGCCGAGGACGCCGCCCGCGACGTGGTCACGGGTGGGAGCACGGTCGCCCTGTTCGTCTCCGACTCGGTGCTCCCGGACTGCCACGTCCTCGAGGGCTTCCACCGCTGGCGCTCCGTCGTCCCGAACGCCCGGCGGATGATCGCCGCGCACTGGGACCGGTTCCTCGTCGACGGACCGGCGCTGCGCGCGGGCATGGCCAAGGGCAAGTACGACGCCTACCTGCTGATGCCGCGCGGCATCCGCGACGAGGAGTTCCACAACGCCGTCACCGACCTGCTCAGCGACTGGGGCTCCACCGTCGCCGACCCGGAGGTCGTCTCGGTCAAGATCATCAGTCCGGTCCAGGACGGGGAGGTGCTGGCGATCCGCGACTTCCTCGACCGGATGGGCATGGCCAGCCGGGTCTACTCCCCCGACCACGAGGTGGCCCGGCACGTGCGGGCCGACTTCCCGCCGGATGCGGCGTACCCCCTGGTCTGGACGGCGAACCGGACGCCCGTCGAGTCCGCGACGGTCCGCAAGGTCGCGATGAGCATGTACGGCGCCCCCAGCGACCTCCAGGTCGACGGGGTGCTCGACGGCACCGTCGACGTCTGCGTCGTCGGTGGCGGACCCGCCGGGCTGGCGGCCGCCGTGTACGCCGCCTCCGAGGGGCTGTCCTGCGTGGTGCTGGAGGCCGAGGCGATCGGCGGGCAGGCCGGCACCAGCTCGATGATCCGCAACTACCTGGGCTTCCCCCGTGGCATCTCGGGGATGCGGCTGGCCATGCGGGCGCGCAACCAGGCGATCCGGTTCGGCACCCAGTTCGTCACCGGCTGGACGGTCCAGGGTCTCCGGCCCGGTGCCGAGGGCGCTCCGCACCTGGTCCGCACCGAGGGCGGCGACGTCAGTGCCCGCTCGGTGGTGATCGCCAGCGGCGTCGCCTACCGCAAGCTGCGCGTCGAGCCGCTGGAGCAGCTGGTCGGGAGCGGCGTCTTCTACGGCGCCGCGATGACGGCGGCCCGCGAGATGGAGGACCAGGACGTCTTCGTCGTCGGCGGCGGCAACTCGGCCGGCCAGGCGGCCGTCCACCTCTCCCGCTTCGCCCGCTCGGTCACCATCCTCATCCGGCGCCCCGACTTGGCCGAGACCATGTCGCAGTACCTCATCGGCGAGATCGACTACAACCCCCGCATCGCCGTCCAGACCTGCACCCAGGTCGTCGACGGCGGCGGTGACGGCCGGCTCGAGTGGCTCTGCCTGGAGGACACCCGCACCGGCGAGCGCACCAAGCGCGACGCCGGCGGCCTGTTCCTGCTGCTGGGCGCGGAGCCGCACTGCGACTGGGTGCCCGACGAGGTCGCCCTCGACGAGAACGGCTTCGTGCTCACCGGCCGCGACATCCCCCGCGAGCATTGGGTCGACGGCGTACCCCCGGCGAGCCTGGCGACCACCGTCCCCGGCGTCTTCGCCGCCGGCGACGTCCGCTCGGGGTCGATGAAGCGGGTCGCCGCCGCCAGCGGCGAGGGCGCCAGCGTCGTCCCGCTCGTGCACCGCTGGCTCGCCCCCGCGGAGGCCTGA
- a CDS encoding PfkB family carbohydrate kinase yields the protein MAERDVLVVGESLVDVVRRADGSVAEHAGGSAANVAVALARLGRPVRFATALADDRYGGLVAAHIGRDGVRLASEPEVIARTATALATLADDGSASYEFDLEWRIGEVPDEPRPLVVHACSIGAVLQPGAAQVVELLARMRPHATVTYDVNARPAITGTGPDLLAAVEAVAAHADLVKASDEDLAALHPDADPVTAARRLLALGPSAVVITRGADGATWVAADGTIDVPAQVSVVVDTIGAGDTFGAALVDGLWTRGLLGAEARPALAQLRDVDRAALLRHAVQAAALVVARPGADPPYRHELG from the coding sequence GTGGCGGAGCGTGACGTGCTGGTGGTGGGGGAGTCCCTGGTCGACGTCGTCCGACGGGCCGACGGCTCGGTCGCCGAGCACGCGGGCGGGAGCGCGGCCAACGTGGCCGTCGCGCTGGCCCGCCTCGGGCGGCCGGTGCGGTTCGCGACGGCGCTGGCCGACGACAGGTACGGCGGGCTGGTGGCGGCCCACATCGGGCGGGACGGCGTGCGGCTGGCCTCCGAGCCGGAGGTGATCGCGCGGACCGCGACGGCGCTGGCGACGCTGGCCGACGACGGGTCGGCGAGCTACGAGTTCGACCTGGAGTGGCGGATCGGTGAGGTGCCCGACGAGCCGCGACCGCTGGTGGTGCACGCCTGCTCGATCGGTGCCGTGCTGCAGCCGGGAGCCGCGCAGGTGGTCGAGCTGCTGGCGCGGATGCGCCCGCACGCGACGGTGACGTACGACGTCAACGCCCGCCCGGCGATCACCGGCACCGGCCCGGACCTGCTGGCCGCGGTCGAGGCGGTCGCCGCGCACGCCGACCTGGTCAAGGCCAGCGACGAGGACCTGGCGGCGCTGCACCCGGACGCCGACCCGGTGACCGCCGCCCGGCGCCTCCTCGCCCTCGGCCCGAGCGCCGTGGTGATCACCCGCGGGGCCGACGGGGCGACCTGGGTGGCCGCCGATGGAACCATCGACGTGCCGGCCCAGGTCAGTGTCGTGGTCGACACGATCGGTGCCGGAGACACCTTCGGGGCGGCGCTCGTCGACGGACTGTGGACCCGCGGGCTGCTGGGCGCGGAGGCCCGCCCCGCGCTCGCCCAGCTGCGCGACGTGGACCGGGCGGCCCTGCTCCGGCACGCGGTCCAGGCCGCTGCGCTGGTCGTCGCCCGGCCCGGGGCGGACCCGCCGTACCGCCACGAGCTGGGCTGA
- a CDS encoding GntR family transcriptional regulator, which translates to MQVHPLDADDATPPYEQLRSQLATRAASGDLPAGTRLPTVRGLAAELGVAAGTVARAYRELEADGVVVTEGRRGTFVAATRAAASADAHAAAREYAAVARRLGLTRAEAGRLLDEAW; encoded by the coding sequence ATGCAGGTGCACCCGCTCGACGCCGACGACGCGACCCCGCCGTACGAGCAGCTGCGCAGCCAGCTCGCCACCCGGGCCGCGTCCGGTGACCTGCCGGCCGGCACCCGGCTGCCCACGGTGCGGGGCCTCGCCGCCGAGCTCGGGGTCGCCGCCGGCACCGTGGCGCGCGCCTACCGCGAGCTCGAGGCCGACGGAGTCGTGGTGACGGAGGGGCGCCGCGGGACGTTCGTGGCCGCGACCCGGGCGGCCGCCTCGGCCGACGCGCACGCGGCCGCACGGGAGTACGCCGCCGTCGCCCGCCGGCTCGGCCTCACCCGGGCCGAGGCGGGCCGGCTGCTCGACGAGGCGTGGTGA
- the rplQ gene encoding 50S ribosomal protein L17 produces the protein MPKPTKGPRLGGSPAHQRLILANLATQLFEHGRITTTEAKARALRPHAEKLITKAKKGDLHNRREVLKTIRDKGVVHVLFTEIAPTFSERPGGYTRITKIGPRKGDNAPMAVIELVTEAYSPKAPQTKTAAPAPAAVEEAPAEETVAEDAPTALTEEASPEESVIAEETPVEGTEVEAPEAEDDPKA, from the coding sequence ATGCCTAAGCCCACCAAGGGTCCCCGCCTCGGCGGCAGCCCGGCGCACCAGCGCCTCATCCTGGCGAACCTGGCCACCCAGCTCTTCGAGCACGGCCGGATCACCACGACCGAGGCGAAGGCGCGCGCGCTGCGTCCGCACGCGGAGAAGCTGATCACCAAGGCCAAGAAGGGCGACCTGCACAACCGTCGCGAGGTCCTCAAGACCATCCGCGACAAGGGCGTCGTGCACGTGCTCTTCACCGAGATCGCACCGACCTTCTCGGAGCGTCCGGGCGGCTACACCCGGATCACCAAGATCGGCCCCCGCAAGGGCGACAACGCCCCCATGGCGGTCATCGAGCTGGTGACCGAGGCGTACAGCCCGAAGGCCCCCCAGACGAAGACGGCCGCCCCGGCGCCCGCCGCCGTCGAGGAGGCTCCGGCCGAGGAGACCGTGGCCGAGGACGCCCCCACCGCGTTGACCGAGGAGGCGTCGCCCGAGGAGAGCGTCATCGCCGAGGAGACTCCGGTCGAGGGCACCGAGGTCGAGGCCCCCGAGGCCGAGGACGACCCTAAGGCCTGA